Proteins encoded in a region of the Puniceibacterium sp. IMCC21224 genome:
- the hrpB gene encoding ATP-dependent helicase HrpB has protein sequence MTRLPIDDALPDLIAALRTRGRAVLQAPPGAGKTTRVPLAMLDSALTQGTILMLEPRRLAARAAAQRMADTLNEPLGQTIGYRIRGEAQVSAKTRIEVVTEGILTRRIQSDPELRGIGAVIFDEFHERSLNADFGLALCLEIAGALRDDLILIAMSATLDADPVAALMDAPIVTSAGRSFPVQTRWLDRPLPGTARLEQATADLVVQAASETTGGVLVFLPGEGEIRRVQSLLQSRLPDDHLIRPLFGAMDFAAQRAAIQPAATGRKIVLATSIAETSLTIEDIRVVVDAGRARRARFDPGSGMARLVTERVTRAEATQRAGRAGRVAPGTAYRLWTKGEEGALLAFAPAEIEAADLTGLALECALWGAAPENLPLLTPPHPGALAEAQALLRMLGALDGAGHITAHGRALAALPLHPRLAHMLSLAGPEAAPLAALLSDRDPVIGAPADLLLRLEALRDPKGFAQSRPYGLNRPALERIRQEIRRLRAAVKRPRTGPATPATGPADWAALAYPDRIGLRRKGDEPRYQLTGGKGAMLASDDTLAAARLIVVTDTDGNPREARIRQAIQTSEAALRALFADRIHWEDVCAWSKRERRVLARQQERLGAIALDDRIWKDAPPDAIARAMLDGVRQLGLVFSDAVRRFAARVALARAAGHDLPDMAETALMQTLEDWLLPHLSGVKSAADWKRFDLLPALRGGLGWGQMQALDRAVPAQFTTPLGRHIPIDYSGDFPEISLRLQEMFGQSDHPCVGNAPLRVTLLSPAGKPVQTTMDLPGFWDSSYADVRKDMRGQYPRHPWPDDPRAADPTLRAKPRK, from the coding sequence ATGACACGCCTGCCAATAGACGACGCCCTGCCGGACCTGATCGCGGCGCTCCGTACGCGGGGGCGCGCCGTGTTGCAGGCCCCACCGGGCGCGGGCAAGACGACGCGCGTGCCGCTTGCCATGCTTGACAGCGCACTGACACAGGGCACCATTTTGATGCTTGAGCCGCGCCGCTTGGCTGCCCGGGCGGCCGCGCAGCGCATGGCCGATACGCTGAACGAACCATTGGGCCAGACCATCGGCTACCGCATCCGAGGCGAGGCGCAGGTGTCCGCCAAAACCCGGATCGAGGTCGTCACCGAAGGCATCCTGACCCGCCGCATCCAGTCCGACCCGGAACTGCGCGGCATTGGTGCGGTCATCTTTGACGAATTCCATGAACGTTCACTGAACGCCGATTTTGGCCTCGCGCTTTGCCTTGAAATCGCGGGGGCATTGCGCGACGATCTGATCCTGATCGCGATGTCTGCCACACTCGACGCGGACCCTGTGGCCGCGCTGATGGATGCGCCGATCGTCACCTCGGCCGGGCGCAGCTTTCCGGTTCAGACGCGCTGGCTCGACCGCCCTCTGCCTGGTACGGCGCGGCTGGAACAGGCCACCGCCGATCTGGTGGTTCAGGCCGCATCCGAGACGACCGGCGGTGTTCTGGTCTTTCTGCCTGGTGAGGGCGAGATCCGCCGCGTGCAATCCCTGCTGCAAAGCCGTCTGCCGGACGACCACCTGATCCGCCCGCTGTTTGGTGCCATGGACTTTGCCGCCCAACGCGCCGCAATCCAACCTGCGGCGACGGGACGCAAGATCGTGCTGGCCACGTCGATCGCCGAGACCTCGCTCACCATCGAAGATATCCGCGTGGTGGTTGACGCCGGGCGCGCCCGCCGGGCGCGGTTTGATCCCGGTTCGGGCATGGCGCGGCTGGTCACCGAACGGGTGACGCGGGCCGAGGCGACCCAGCGCGCAGGTCGCGCCGGTCGTGTCGCCCCCGGCACCGCCTACCGGCTGTGGACCAAAGGCGAAGAGGGCGCGCTGCTGGCCTTTGCCCCGGCCGAGATCGAGGCGGCGGACCTGACTGGCCTTGCGCTGGAATGTGCGCTCTGGGGGGCGGCCCCCGAAAATCTGCCGTTGTTGACGCCGCCGCATCCCGGCGCACTGGCAGAAGCGCAGGCATTGCTGCGGATGCTGGGTGCGCTGGACGGCGCGGGCCACATCACCGCACATGGTCGCGCCCTGGCCGCGCTGCCGCTGCACCCGCGGCTGGCGCATATGCTCAGCCTTGCCGGACCCGAGGCTGCACCATTGGCCGCCCTGCTCAGCGATCGCGACCCGGTGATCGGCGCGCCGGCGGACCTGCTGCTGCGGCTTGAGGCGCTGCGCGACCCCAAGGGGTTTGCGCAAAGCCGCCCCTACGGTTTGAACCGTCCGGCACTTGAGCGCATCCGGCAAGAAATCCGCCGTCTGCGTGCCGCCGTCAAACGCCCTCGGACCGGACCGGCGACACCGGCGACCGGACCGGCCGACTGGGCCGCGCTTGCCTATCCCGACCGCATCGGTCTGCGCCGCAAAGGGGACGAGCCGCGCTATCAGCTGACCGGAGGCAAAGGCGCAATGCTGGCGTCCGACGACACCCTCGCCGCCGCCCGTCTGATCGTTGTCACCGACACCGACGGCAACCCGCGCGAGGCGCGTATTCGCCAGGCGATCCAGACCTCAGAGGCGGCGCTGCGCGCACTGTTCGCCGACCGTATCCATTGGGAAGATGTCTGCGCCTGGTCCAAACGCGAACGCCGCGTACTGGCGCGCCAGCAGGAACGTCTGGGGGCGATTGCGCTGGATGACCGGATCTGGAAGGACGCCCCGCCGGATGCGATTGCACGCGCGATGCTGGACGGTGTGCGCCAACTGGGGCTAGTGTTTTCCGACGCGGTGCGGCGCTTTGCCGCCCGCGTCGCACTGGCGCGGGCCGCCGGGCACGACCTGCCCGACATGGCCGAGACCGCGCTGATGCAAACCCTGGAGGACTGGCTGCTGCCGCATCTGTCAGGCGTCAAAAGCGCCGCCGACTGGAAACGGTTCGACCTGCTTCCGGCGCTGCGCGGCGGTCTGGGCTGGGGACAGATGCAAGCGCTCGACCGGGCTGTGCCTGCGCAATTCACCACCCCCTTGGGACGACACATTCCAATCGACTATAGCGGTGATTTCCCCGAAATCAGCCTGCGCCTGCAAGAGATGTTCGGCCAAAGCGACCACCCCTGCGTCGGCAATGCACCGCTACGGGTCACTCTACTGTCGCCCGCAGGCAAGCCGGTGCAGACCACGATGGACCTGCCGGGTTTTTGGGACAGTTCCTACGCTGACGTGCGCAAAGACATGCGCGGGCAATATCCCCGTCACCCCTGGCCCGATGACCCCCGAGCCGCCGACCCCACGCTGCGGGCCAAACCGCGCAAGTGA
- the argF gene encoding ornithine carbamoyltransferase, translating to MNHFLDIHKTDPDALRAMIDQARAMKVARGAAPKGTPDAEQPLAGRMVALIFEKPSTRTRVSFDVGVRQMGGQTMVLSGNDMQLGHGETIADTARVLSRYVDLIMIRTFDEAVLTEMAEFATVPVINGLTDRTHPCQIMADILTYEEHRGPIAGKKVVWSGDGNNVCSSWLHAATQFGFDFTFTGPVQLDPEMEFIGLARNAGVTVAIERDAVKAVTGADLIVADTWVSMHDAQSARERRHNMLRPYQVNEALMAHAKPDALFMHCLPAHREEEVTSAVMDGPHSVVFDEAENRLHAQKAVMRWCLGV from the coding sequence ATGAACCATTTCCTCGATATCCACAAAACTGATCCGGACGCGCTGCGGGCCATGATCGACCAGGCCCGCGCGATGAAGGTCGCCCGTGGCGCAGCGCCAAAGGGCACACCCGACGCCGAACAACCCCTTGCGGGCCGCATGGTGGCGCTGATTTTTGAGAAACCCTCGACCCGGACGCGGGTGTCGTTTGACGTTGGCGTGCGCCAGATGGGCGGGCAGACCATGGTGCTGTCGGGCAACGATATGCAACTTGGCCACGGCGAAACCATTGCCGACACCGCCCGCGTGCTGTCGCGTTATGTCGACCTGATCATGATCCGCACCTTTGACGAGGCGGTGCTGACCGAGATGGCGGAATTCGCGACCGTTCCGGTGATCAACGGCCTGACCGACCGCACACATCCCTGCCAGATCATGGCAGATATCCTCACCTATGAGGAACACCGCGGCCCAATTGCCGGGAAAAAGGTGGTCTGGTCCGGGGATGGCAACAATGTCTGCAGCTCGTGGTTGCATGCCGCGACGCAATTCGGTTTCGACTTTACCTTTACCGGCCCGGTGCAACTTGATCCGGAAATGGAGTTCATCGGTCTTGCACGCAACGCTGGTGTCACGGTCGCCATCGAACGCGATGCCGTCAAGGCGGTGACCGGCGCTGACCTGATCGTTGCAGACACATGGGTCAGCATGCACGACGCCCAATCGGCGCGCGAACGTCGTCACAACATGCTGCGCCCTTATCAGGTGAACGAGGCGCTGATGGCCCACGCCAAACCCGACGCGCTTTTCATGCACTGCCTGCCCGCGCACCGCGAAGAGGAAGTGACCAGCGCCGTCATGGACGGCCCGCATTCGGTGGTGTTTGACGAAGCCGAGAACCGTCTGCATGCTCAAAAGGCCGTCATGCGCTGGTGTCTTGGCGTCTGA
- a CDS encoding aspartate aminotransferase family protein: MIPSVLPTYNRAPLSFVKGEGSWLIEADGRRFLDLGAGIAVNVMGHAHPVLVAALTEQAGSLWHVSNLYQIPQQQKLADLLVEHTFADTVFFTNSGTESCELAVKMARKYWYDKGQTERTDIITFAGSFHGRSSAGIAAAGSEKMIKGFGPILPGFVHLPWGDLDALKAAVSDTTAAILIEPVQGEGGIRPLSDADLQNLRALCDETGTLLILDEVQCGMGRTGRLFAHEWAGITPDIMMVAKGIGGGFPLGAVLATEEAASGMTAGTHGSTYGGNPLACAVGCAVMEYVADPDFLADVNARAGTLRQKLEGLVAAHPDVFEEVRGAGLMIGLKCRVPNGDVLQACYGQELITVPAADNVIRLLPPLTITPDEIAEGVARLDRAAASLINP; encoded by the coding sequence ATGATCCCTTCCGTCCTGCCGACCTACAACCGTGCGCCGCTCAGCTTTGTCAAAGGCGAAGGCAGCTGGCTGATCGAGGCGGACGGGCGCCGATTTCTCGACCTTGGGGCCGGCATTGCCGTCAACGTCATGGGTCACGCCCATCCGGTGCTGGTCGCGGCATTGACCGAACAGGCGGGCAGTCTGTGGCATGTGTCCAACCTTTACCAGATCCCGCAGCAGCAGAAGCTGGCGGATCTGCTTGTCGAACATACCTTTGCGGACACCGTGTTCTTCACCAATTCCGGTACCGAGAGCTGCGAACTGGCGGTCAAGATGGCGCGCAAATACTGGTACGACAAGGGCCAGACTGAGCGGACGGATATCATCACCTTCGCAGGTTCGTTCCACGGTCGCTCTTCGGCTGGCATTGCTGCCGCGGGGTCCGAGAAAATGATCAAGGGCTTTGGCCCGATTTTGCCCGGTTTTGTGCATTTACCTTGGGGCGATCTGGATGCGCTCAAGGCAGCCGTGAGCGACACCACCGCCGCCATCCTGATTGAACCGGTACAAGGCGAAGGCGGCATCCGCCCGCTGTCCGACGCCGACCTGCAAAACCTGCGCGCGCTCTGCGACGAAACCGGCACATTACTGATCCTCGACGAGGTGCAATGCGGCATGGGGCGGACCGGGCGGCTCTTTGCCCATGAATGGGCGGGCATCACCCCAGACATCATGATGGTGGCCAAGGGCATCGGCGGCGGCTTCCCGCTGGGCGCGGTACTGGCGACCGAAGAGGCGGCCTCGGGAATGACCGCAGGCACCCACGGGTCAACTTACGGCGGCAACCCGCTGGCCTGCGCTGTGGGTTGCGCAGTGATGGAATATGTAGCTGATCCCGACTTTCTGGCCGATGTGAACGCGCGCGCCGGCACCCTGCGGCAAAAGCTCGAAGGGCTCGTCGCAGCTCATCCCGATGTGTTCGAAGAGGTGCGCGGCGCAGGTCTGATGATCGGCCTGAAATGCCGCGTGCCGAACGGTGACGTGTTGCAGGCCTGCTATGGTCAGGAGCTGATCACCGTACCCGCGGCGGACAACGTCATCCGCCTGCTCCCCCCGCTAACCATCACACCCGACGAGATTGCCGAAGGTGTCGCCCGTCTCGATCGCGCGGCGGCTTCGCTCATCAATCCCTGA
- a CDS encoding membrane dipeptidase, with product MRAPVIDNLQYANWSEKIFRQMRSGGVDAVHVTIAYHESFREMVSNLEVWNRRFEALPHLIFRGSTADDVELARDTNRTAIFFGFQNPSPIGDDIGLVEIVYQLGVRFMQLTYNNQSLLATGCYEEDDTGLTRMGRAVVTEMNRVGLVIDMSHSAERSTLEAIEHSTRPVAITHANPDWWHPALRNKSDTVLRALTNAGGMLGFSLYPHHLAGGTNCTLSQFCEMIAEAASRYGAENLGLGSDLCQDQPDSVVEWMRAGRWTKNVEYGEGSATAPGFPPMPDWFKDNRDWDNIRDGLRDTGFSRDETDGIMGGNWLRFYRHSFGPK from the coding sequence ATGCGCGCCCCGGTGATCGACAATCTGCAATATGCCAACTGGTCTGAGAAAATCTTTCGCCAGATGCGCAGCGGTGGCGTCGACGCCGTGCATGTCACCATCGCCTACCATGAATCCTTTCGCGAGATGGTGTCGAATCTCGAAGTCTGGAACCGCCGATTCGAAGCGCTGCCGCATCTGATTTTCAGGGGCAGCACAGCCGATGACGTGGAGTTGGCGCGCGACACCAACCGCACCGCGATTTTCTTTGGATTTCAGAACCCCTCGCCGATTGGCGATGACATCGGCCTGGTCGAGATCGTGTACCAACTGGGGGTGCGTTTTATGCAACTGACCTATAACAACCAGTCGTTGCTGGCGACTGGTTGTTATGAGGAGGACGACACCGGTCTTACCCGCATGGGTCGCGCCGTTGTAACCGAAATGAACCGCGTCGGGCTGGTGATCGACATGAGCCATTCGGCCGAGCGTTCGACCCTCGAAGCCATAGAACATTCGACCCGGCCCGTCGCAATCACCCACGCCAATCCCGACTGGTGGCATCCTGCGTTGCGCAACAAATCCGACACAGTATTACGGGCGCTGACAAATGCGGGTGGGATGCTGGGATTTTCGCTTTATCCGCATCATCTGGCCGGCGGGACCAACTGCACACTCTCGCAGTTCTGCGAGATGATCGCCGAAGCGGCGTCGCGCTACGGTGCCGAAAATCTCGGCCTTGGCTCGGATCTATGCCAGGATCAGCCCGACAGCGTGGTCGAGTGGATGCGCGCGGGTCGCTGGACCAAGAATGTCGAGTATGGCGAAGGCTCGGCCACCGCGCCCGGATTTCCGCCAATGCCAGATTGGTTTAAGGACAATCGCGACTGGGACAACATCCGTGACGGCCTGCGCGATACCGGATTTTCCCGCGACGAAACGGACGGAATCATGGGCGGCAACTGGCTGCGGTTCTATCGCCACAGCTTTGGACCAAAGTGA
- a CDS encoding LysM peptidoglycan-binding domain-containing protein, which translates to MSKGGLASGTTGLALGGLAAVGLVAVALLVSGRMSTAPGANSGVASVTQGSNDAAVPADDPPAGEASLQSTATTPPELNVDAATSTNVPMAAAPAPPTFDLVRVEADGTTLVAGIAEAQSDVEILVDDQIAAAAVSDGTGKFVGFLTLAPSAAARKLSLVMRIGGVRTQSEDTVLIAPTLGTQIASALQNGSDPSNPEVAPATVAQSPSEVSVTFPMVAADVAQVVVVTDDAVAAPSVVRGASDPVGVETSYVVDQGAAEIETAQDRFEPNAGADGIAMIADQVDTASTPPPEEAGEEASGLASAQPDAAAPDGKIPTALAAVTAATSAAQSGGSAAATAEIAEITRPAPIAPAPQPAAAPTVILSSRAGIEVLQAPAPTADVPEALTDVALDAITYEDDGNVILTGRGRGAAQVRIYLDNAPVTTSRIRADGRWRVALPDVATGIYTLRVDQLRDDGSVGARVESPFKREEVAVLAAVAALSDGVAAQAVTVQPGHTLWAIARDRYGEGIAYVRVFDANRGSIRNPDLIYPGQVFALPEP; encoded by the coding sequence ATGAGCAAGGGCGGCTTGGCGAGCGGCACCACAGGACTGGCCCTTGGCGGGCTCGCTGCGGTGGGATTGGTGGCGGTCGCGCTGCTGGTCAGCGGACGGATGTCGACCGCACCCGGCGCGAATTCTGGCGTGGCGTCGGTTACACAGGGCAGCAACGACGCCGCTGTGCCTGCCGATGACCCGCCCGCAGGTGAGGCGTCGCTGCAGTCAACTGCAACGACCCCGCCAGAACTGAATGTCGACGCAGCGACATCAACAAATGTGCCGATGGCTGCAGCTCCGGCGCCGCCGACCTTCGACCTGGTGCGGGTCGAAGCGGACGGCACCACGCTTGTCGCCGGAATCGCCGAGGCGCAAAGCGATGTGGAAATCCTGGTCGATGATCAGATTGCAGCCGCGGCAGTGTCGGACGGAACCGGAAAGTTTGTCGGATTTCTGACCCTTGCCCCCAGTGCTGCCGCACGGAAGCTGAGCCTTGTTATGCGGATCGGCGGCGTCAGAACCCAGTCCGAGGATACGGTCCTTATTGCGCCAACGCTGGGGACACAGATCGCCTCGGCTTTGCAGAACGGCAGTGATCCGTCCAACCCGGAAGTTGCACCCGCCACTGTGGCGCAGTCCCCATCCGAGGTCTCGGTGACATTCCCCATGGTCGCAGCCGATGTGGCACAAGTCGTAGTTGTCACAGACGACGCTGTCGCCGCACCTTCGGTCGTTCGAGGGGCGTCAGACCCGGTAGGGGTCGAGACGAGTTACGTGGTCGATCAGGGCGCGGCTGAGATAGAGACAGCACAAGACAGATTCGAACCGAACGCCGGGGCAGACGGGATTGCCATGATTGCCGACCAGGTGGACACAGCCAGCACGCCGCCGCCCGAAGAGGCGGGTGAGGAAGCATCGGGGCTGGCATCTGCCCAGCCAGATGCCGCAGCACCAGACGGTAAAATACCCACCGCATTGGCGGCTGTGACGGCCGCCACCTCCGCCGCTCAGTCGGGGGGAAGTGCTGCCGCGACTGCTGAAATCGCAGAGATCACGAGACCCGCGCCAATCGCCCCGGCTCCGCAGCCCGCCGCGGCGCCGACGGTGATCCTGTCCAGCCGTGCCGGGATCGAGGTGCTCCAGGCCCCTGCACCGACTGCGGATGTACCAGAGGCGCTGACGGATGTGGCGCTCGATGCCATCACCTATGAGGATGACGGCAACGTGATCCTCACCGGGCGCGGGCGCGGCGCCGCGCAGGTGCGGATCTATCTTGATAATGCCCCCGTGACGACATCCCGGATTCGCGCTGACGGGCGCTGGCGCGTGGCGCTGCCAGATGTTGCCACCGGCATCTATACCTTGCGGGTCGATCAATTGCGCGACGATGGATCGGTCGGTGCGCGGGTTGAAAGCCCGTTTAAGCGCGAAGAGGTCGCGGTTCTGGCCGCCGTGGCAGCGTTGAGCGATGGCGTGGCTGCGCAAGCGGTGACGGTGCAGCCAGGGCATACGCTCTGGGCGATTGCCCGCGACCGTTATGGCGAAGGTATCGCCTATGTCCGGGTCTTTGACGCCAATCGCGGCAGCATTCGCAATCCGGACCTGATCTACCCGGGGCAGGTCTTTGCCCTGCCAGAGCCTTGA
- a CDS encoding TIGR00730 family Rossman fold protein gives MTMKSICVYCGARSGSDPTFATEAEALGRAIAAEGWRLVYGAGDVGLMGIVARATQAAGGDTFGVIPQHLLAWEVGKTDLTRFVVTETMHERKKVMVMNADAIVVMPGGAGSLDEFFEVLTWRQLGLHGKPIFLMNVNGYWDPLNALLQHVVDHGFADASIAGFVGSEPTADAIIDALRRTL, from the coding sequence ATGACAATGAAATCAATTTGTGTCTATTGCGGCGCACGATCAGGCAGTGACCCGACCTTTGCCACCGAAGCCGAGGCATTGGGGCGCGCCATTGCCGCTGAGGGTTGGCGGCTGGTGTATGGTGCCGGGGATGTTGGCCTTATGGGGATCGTCGCGCGGGCGACTCAGGCGGCTGGGGGTGACACCTTTGGCGTGATCCCGCAGCATCTGTTGGCCTGGGAAGTGGGCAAAACCGACCTTACCCGCTTTGTCGTGACCGAAACCATGCACGAGCGTAAAAAGGTCATGGTGATGAACGCCGACGCCATCGTTGTGATGCCGGGCGGCGCCGGATCACTGGACGAATTCTTTGAGGTACTGACCTGGCGACAGCTGGGCTTGCATGGAAAACCGATCTTTCTGATGAACGTCAACGGCTATTGGGATCCACTGAACGCGCTGCTGCAACATGTGGTCGATCATGGCTTTGCTGATGCTTCGATCGCCGGGTTCGTCGGCAGCGAACCAACGGCAGACGCGATAATAGACGCTCTGCGCCGCACGCTCTGA
- the rarD gene encoding EamA family transporter RarD, translating into MQDARAGVLAMILACTIWGLSPLYYKLLATVPPLEVLSHRTLWSAGFFMIVLLVQGRFGRLVAALSGLRAAAVLGFAALMISTNWFLFIMSVQIGRTTEASLGYYIFPLVAVLLGVVAFGERLGRGQAVAVALAVIAVLVLSVGLGAAPWISLVLAATFGLYGLIKKRLTVGPVVSVTAEVMLLSPLAAGWLVWLHFTPGGGAFGEDAVISLLLALSGPLTAVPLILFAYASQRVTMASIGLLQYINPTLQFVCAVMIFGEPFGLVHAIAFGLIWTALALYSGAAWRHQSVRRRASIIASAVGSLPTNPAIEASAKP; encoded by the coding sequence ATGCAGGACGCACGCGCCGGGGTTCTGGCGATGATTCTGGCCTGTACGATCTGGGGCCTGTCGCCACTTTACTACAAATTGCTTGCGACGGTGCCACCTCTCGAAGTGCTGTCGCACCGGACGCTATGGTCGGCGGGCTTTTTCATGATCGTGTTGTTGGTGCAGGGGCGTTTTGGTCGGCTGGTGGCTGCGTTGTCAGGACTGCGTGCGGCGGCGGTGCTTGGTTTTGCGGCGCTGATGATTTCGACCAACTGGTTCCTGTTCATTATGTCGGTCCAGATTGGCCGCACCACCGAAGCATCGCTAGGATATTACATATTTCCGCTGGTCGCGGTTCTGCTTGGCGTGGTGGCGTTTGGCGAACGGTTGGGCCGAGGGCAGGCGGTCGCAGTCGCGCTGGCCGTGATCGCTGTGCTGGTGCTGTCAGTGGGGTTGGGGGCAGCACCCTGGATCTCGCTGGTGCTCGCCGCAACATTCGGCCTTTATGGTCTGATCAAAAAGCGCCTCACGGTGGGTCCGGTGGTATCAGTCACTGCCGAGGTGATGCTGCTCAGTCCGCTGGCAGCAGGCTGGCTGGTCTGGCTGCATTTTACCCCCGGCGGCGGGGCTTTTGGTGAGGATGCGGTGATCAGCCTGCTGCTGGCGCTGTCAGGCCCGTTGACGGCTGTGCCACTGATCCTGTTCGCGTATGCTTCGCAACGGGTGACGATGGCCAGCATTGGCCTGCTGCAATATATAAACCCGACATTGCAGTTCGTCTGCGCTGTGATGATATTTGGCGAACCTTTCGGCCTTGTCCACGCTATCGCATTTGGCCTGATCTGGACCGCGCTGGCGCTCTATTCAGGGGCTGCCTGGCGGCATCAGAGCGTGCGGCGCAGAGCGTCTATTATCGCGTCTGCCGTTGGTTCGCTGCCGACGAACCCGGCGATCGAAGCATCAGCAAAGCCATGA
- a CDS encoding ester cyclase: protein MNRLEARVTAFMKRVWVLGDIDAAHEMMAADAVTSGLEAETLEGPSDYLRYHRMIARQFDNIAYRTLQAVENDNWVAIMGEMSGVEIRSGRRVCVRLHYMMRFEDDLITEISSLVDFLSLFEQVGRLPPRTLDLCLMEQRLEVQPRTERAS from the coding sequence ATGAACAGGCTTGAGGCACGAGTCACGGCATTTATGAAACGCGTCTGGGTCCTTGGTGATATAGATGCAGCGCATGAGATGATGGCCGCCGATGCTGTAACGTCGGGACTCGAGGCTGAAACCCTTGAGGGGCCGTCGGATTACCTGCGCTATCACAGGATGATTGCGCGGCAATTCGACAATATCGCCTATCGTACACTGCAAGCAGTCGAAAACGACAACTGGGTGGCCATCATGGGTGAGATGTCCGGTGTCGAGATCCGTTCAGGCAGGCGCGTCTGCGTCAGGCTGCATTACATGATGCGGTTCGAAGATGATCTGATCACCGAAATAAGCAGCCTCGTCGATTTTCTGAGCCTTTTTGAGCAAGTCGGGCGTCTGCCGCCGCGCACGCTTGACCTGTGCTTGATGGAACAACGGCTGGAAGTGCAGCCCCGAACGGAACGGGCCTCGTAG
- a CDS encoding superoxide dismutase, which yields MAFELPDLPYAHDALASKGMSKETLEYHHDIHHKAYVDNGSKLIAGTEWEGKSVEEIVKGTYDKSAVAQSGIFNNASQHWNHTQFWEMMGPGNNAMPGALESRLTEAFGSIDKFKEDFSAAGAGQFGSGWAWLVVDGDGSLKITKTENGVNPLCFGQTALLGCDVWEHSYYIDFRNKRPAYLTNFLDNLVNWENVAARLSAA from the coding sequence ATGGCTTTTGAACTTCCCGATCTTCCCTATGCCCACGACGCGCTTGCCAGCAAGGGCATGTCCAAGGAGACGCTGGAATATCACCACGATATCCACCACAAGGCGTATGTTGACAACGGATCCAAGCTGATTGCCGGCACTGAGTGGGAGGGCAAGTCGGTCGAAGAGATCGTCAAAGGTACCTATGACAAGTCCGCTGTGGCGCAGTCGGGCATCTTCAACAATGCCTCGCAGCACTGGAACCACACACAGTTCTGGGAGATGATGGGACCGGGCAACAACGCCATGCCTGGCGCACTTGAGAGCCGCCTCACCGAAGCTTTCGGTTCGATCGACAAGTTCAAGGAGGATTTCTCGGCTGCGGGCGCGGGTCAGTTCGGATCCGGATGGGCCTGGCTGGTGGTTGATGGCGACGGTTCGCTCAAAATCACCAAGACAGAGAACGGCGTGAACCCGCTGTGCTTTGGCCAAACTGCGCTTTTGGGCTGCGATGTCTGGGAGCACAGCTATTACATCGATTTCCGCAACAAGCGTCCCGCTTACCTGACCAACTTCCTTGACAATCTGGTGAACTGGGAAAACGTGGCGGCCCGCCTGTCGGCAGCCTGA